In Aricia agestis chromosome 21, ilAriAges1.1, whole genome shotgun sequence, the sequence GAATTTCaaatacattttgacatttttgtacattttataCCTCGATACGCTGTTCGAACAGTATTCCTGAAAGTTGAACGAGAGATAGAACCTTAAGGCTTATAGACTATCGAAAGATTAAGTCTATGATCGAAAGCTTTGTCTTAATTGATTTTATGACTCTTGAGAATTCCATTCAGTGCTAATTTCCATTGGAACAGCTCCATTATGATAGTTTAAGAGTTTTCTTTGTTAGCGAGAATAATTTATCTGCGAGTTCGGAAACCAGATAAATCTTTACTTATAACTTATTGAAGTATTTATACTTCATGTTGATCTATAAACAAAGTTTTATAGTACTGTCAAATGAAATGGCTCCTAATAACAACGAGTAGAAAATATACAATggcacattatattatattcggaCTATATGACTATATATGACTTTACAACATATCTTCTATTACTGGAagatactatttttattttttagtatttagcaCTCTGTACTTCTTAGACATACCAAACACCTGGCCAAAACAACCTTTCTTTCGTACTTAATTTAGAAACTTCCTCCTCAAATGCGTGGATGTTTCCAAGAGCTTATAATCGTCATATAGCTTCCCTGAAGTGTCAACATAATATATAGTGGTgaatcatataaaaatatatgtctaCGGTCGACTCAGCTATGTGACATATAGACTGTATTTTTAGATGTCGCTTACTGAATTCAGTGGTGTATTTTTCGTTGAAAACACTGACTAAACAAGACTCATGAAAATGATTATACAAATAATTGCTTTGTAGtttatgtataattgtatattaatattattagactGTGGTATCTACCCAGAACACTTTATATCTTCAAACgagaaattcttgtatataataatatattattatacatataattggaatctcggaatcggctccaacgattttcatgaaatttagtataaaggtGGTTTcaggggtgataaatcgatctagctaggaatcatttttagaaaatgtcatttaattcgtgttttatcgaataccgagcaaagcttggtcaaatagctagtggaatattacgcaaagataCTAGCACGCacagtaaacaaacaaaattggacatgttgcacacgtcatatcagaatattgacagagacgttgtcaaacgtcaaacatAACTTATTGCTTACTGTTTATGCTGGTACTGCCTCTagtgtgaaaacattgcagtaatatgtcctattatattattaggttggtacttggtaggctaaaatttaaaacagtaaAATACCCGATACAAAACTCTCAATGTGTCTCAGGAGTCAGGAATCATAATGCAAAATATTGAACGGATCAAATCACTGAAGGCTGCTAACATTTTATCGTGGGAgggacatgcttcggcacgaattgaccggctcgaccggagaaataccacgttctaacAGAAAACCGAAAAGAACTATTAAAAAAAGTCAACCAAAATCGGTCTACCCGCTTGGATGGTACTGTCACGGATGGACACGTCTCACATCCCACTTTTTTGTTGATAgctaaaagttatttaaaaaaaattagagtTACTTCTCTTTACGtaggcataataattatagtagaacttgtaaatagaatttcaaacttCAAAGCAGAGTTATCTCAAAGGCTTAAAAGTAGATCAGATACGCGAAATGCATGAGACAAAATAAAGGTTAGATTGGGCAATGGAgtgtatttttttctgtctAGTTCAGAGGTTCCAAACTCCTGTTTAGTAGACCCCTTTCGAAATTTGCAGTTTATTGAGGGTGAGTAACATTATTGGATgttgttaagcattcgtgtaataacccacaaaaaaattgcgtgttaagttatgaatgcagaGCTATGCTCTTTAGATCATCAGAGCGAGCGAAGCATGCCTTAGTACATCCCACAAGTCAGAACCTGAGGTCTTTTGTGTTACACTTTACGGTAAAACTATCTCTTgttttgtgctttaacatagtaatttttatttgtatttagaCAATaatgttatcatcggtcagccaaggtttggttactattaaaatttaaaaaacctgcTTTAAAGGTTAAAAACGCACGCATTCAAGGAAAGAAATTGTGGGCTAGGTCACAaatgcttaagaggatacaccaggggctagagaaatgaaaaaaaagtacgtgtaatatctatagctgtctcccttacctcaagcctataccgcagaaagcgatagagacaactgcagaaaatcaacgattcgttgtcccctgattccttctccaaaacttaaccgatttaagtacttttttcactaaaaattaaagaaaggcttaagctgtgttcttatgttttgcttttttttgtataatctagccaaatctgttttctggacgtttgaacacagcggaaaatctggctatttttttggggtttttgaacgtgcatatcttatttaataattaaattatgaaaaaaaagaaaacatagggacgttgtattagtggccgtagatattcaggaaaaaaattataacttaactAGCTTTattcagggaggaaacaggggacaacgtttgtatggaaaaaagggcggtgtggaatcctcttaacggcGACCATACAATAACAATGATAAAAATACTTGAGACTTATTATCGTAGGGCCTCTACGATGTAGGTACGTAACCAACGTGGCGGTGGGACCCAGTAGCGTAGAGGTTCGTAGCACGAAAACGTCCAGCGACGTAGAGCCTCGTAGGCCGTAGCATCAAGCGTAGAACTTAATTgcgaccacagacatagatcaagatagacaCCGcctgtcgctccatttgtatgagcgtgccactttttcatAGCTACTGtgtcgtaccgatgataagaaaagtgcccattatctaggccaacgtttctactACCAAAATAATTATCCTTTACTTCAGCCGCAGTTGGTTAAAAGTTTTCAACACAATTTGATGTCAAATAAATCTACCAGCATCCCGAGTTTATAGTTTCAACTCGGTTTTaactgaaataatatatttcaagtAAAATCGTTCTAACATTTATACGGTTTACTGAAGTTTATATAGAGAGCATGTCACAACAGTGATATAATGTTTGCACACTGGAGCACGAATCTGCAccgtaaaatattaaataagtaataacgcgGGACGCGACGTAGTTTGATGCAATACGATTTTATGCGACATTTTGCGACATTTTCATCATCTCTACATTCACACATAAACtctaatcatattataaatgttgaagtgtaaaatatatattatgatgtttaaaattgtatgaaacttttatcgtgctgaatataatattttaatttggtataaggctactttgagtcccgggaaaggatattaagggatttttataattattttgaaggTTCTTCTTCgaaagtttttaaagtttaatttctGCACTTATCTCATTGCGCACTCGCGATACGAATTTCGATACAACGTGCGACATCGCAGCTTAGTGTGCAAGCCCGTGAAGCTAGGAAGTGAACTAGTGCATAAACAAACAACATCTATCACATAAAATCACAGATGGCCGTCGTAAATATCTCCTGTGATGTGCGCCATAAACACGATTCACATGAAAACCGGGAAATATTCGAAAGGCAATCGGCACGAATGCGTCGGCTTGGAGCTCAAAGCTGACTCCAAGGTCGTTAAAAATGGTAATTTACGAAAAGCTATTGTTTTCGTaaagtacaatttttttaacgaaCAATTCTATgtagtaattatattttattactagctgacccggcgaatgttgttttgccatataaattatttctaggaTGAATATAAAAAGTAGGCCTATcatcaggcctaacgaatgtaggtaagtacatataaaatttcattaaaatcggttgagccgttttgaagGAGTTCGCgtacaaacactgtgacacgagaattttattaatattatagaagtTCATGAGTAGGTAACTCATGGTAAGATGGTAATCAGAAATGATTGAACTTAtgttaacccgtcgatcgtggttttttttttatgaaataagggggcaaacgagcaaacgggtcacctgatggaaagctacttccgtcgcccatggacacttgcagcatcaaaagagctgcaagtgcgttgccggccttttaagacggaatagggtaataggggagggtagggaagggaagggaataggggagggtagggaagggaataggataggggattgggcctccggtaaactcattcactcggcgaaacacagcgcaagcgctgtttcacgccggttttctgtgagaacgtggtatttctccgctcgagccggcccattcgtgccgaagcatgactctcccacatataaatcggtcaccggtgaccgtatggggcttgatgaatacTTTTACATAAACGTTTGACGTAAATTTTAATCCAAGATCTGGGGGCACgagagtgcccccgccaagatgagtaACAAGGTCTTTAACCTTCTTATCTTGGATTAAAGTTGACGTATGCATATTTTGCTATGGTTTGCTTCGCAGAGAAAGATAATGGTAATGAAATGTTTCTTCAATTCGTTATGTTTAGCGGGctgaaaatttttcactttttgaaTTTAGCGCTTCTTTTCGTTTCATGCTGTACTGTGTTTTTCTCATactgtataaattaaaaaaaagtatgacaGTTTACTAATGTCAGTACCTAGTCATCTGTCATGTCAAGTGTTAACACTCAACTTTATGTCACTACTCACTGACCAGTGTCAAAATAGGTCAACTTTTTGCATTAATTtgtatttctatttattttcattatttttagatAAGATATTTATAGCATGAAACGAGCGTTTGTATTCAAAGATGCTTCCGAGAGAAATGGCAAAGTTATGGTTGTGGAAGATACGATTAAAGACTTCAAAAAACAGATAGCAATACAGTATGACTTGTCCGAAGAAAACTTTAAGATTTATTTAGATAATGGCTGTGAAATAGACGACGTGAGAGTTATTAGAGAAAACGACAAGATTTATCTGTCCTTAGAAGGCTTAAAAAATAGTGATACACATTCCAAAAGTTGTGAAACACTCGAGAATGGCATGAAAGTTTTTAGTGTGTCTAATGAGAAAGAGCGTACCATTTCCGACTGGATTATGCTTAATGTTGGCGGTAAATACTTCGTCACATCCCGGTCTACATTAGTGGCTAAGGAACCGCTTTCTATGTTGGCGCGAATGTTCGACAATGATTTGTATTTAAACCCAAGTCCAACAGATTCCAAAGGAGCCTACCTTATCGACAGAAGCCCAGAGTATTTCGAaccaatattaaattatttgagGCACGGTGAAGTTATATTGGATAAGAACATAAATCCAAAAGGTGTCCTGGAGGAAGCTATATTTTATGGTaagttccaaatttaaatttcccttttttatttttaaactttttcctttaaggtggccatacacggaacaattatcgtaacgatttatctcctcacACAGTGCCACAGTCACCATCatctcataaataataatttattatcattaacTGTGAAATTTTTGCTTTACAGGAGTGGACTCTATGATAGCACAACTAAAACAAATAATAGAGGAGTCAACAAAACACACTGACAACAATCAACCTCTGACAAGGAATGATGTGATTCGCTCAATCATTATGACATCCACAAAAGAGGAATTAAGATTTCAAGGAGTAAACTTAGCTGGTGCTGACTTAAATAGGTTAGATTTACGATACATTAATTTTAAGGTAAACACAGTTTTAATGTTTAagcttaacccatcaatcgtggaataacgagacacaatagcttatctattgttatcgtggccagatgcggccgcttagggcttcaagAATTAATATTGCTTTCAGTTAAACTAATTCTTAATagttattaactttatttttaaattaaactgttGCTGTCTATTAATCCTGTCTTAATAAAGACATGGATAACTAGGTTCCATTTGCACCTAGAttaaaaattgtggtttttgccTTTTATCCACAGCTAGTTAGACTTAGGCCcatatttttggtcagtacttaagatgcgacccggtctcaagacacagttcggctctgtgattggtccaaattttgacagccaactaatcacagagcctgaaccgtgtcttgagaccgagatgcatcttgagtactgaccaaaaaatACGGGCTTAAAAGTATTTTGCTTACACTCACTTGAAACTTGTACCCTGttctttaattaatataataatttaaaaatcatttcaGTATGCTTGTTTGGCTGGGTGCAACTTGAGTCATGCAAACTTGTCCTTCTGCTGTCTGGAAAGAGCTGACCTATCCGCTGCTAATCTAGAGGGAGCACAGTTACTGGGCATAAAAGCACTATGTGCTAATATGGaaggtaatttatattttttttaaatcaagaaCTTTACTATTGTTCTACGCCACTTACAAAGCAGCAGCGGCATGGTGCTAAACcacaaagttaatatacctagcggaatagagaaacaaaggcctgagcaagagagatatcaCTACCACTTATCAGTAACTGCGtagtaaaaagagacatgtgatacatgacagcagcactctttttttgatgttcagtcggcacgtgccgcacaattgacaatttaaatctcatagaaatcatgtttaatcatgcttgtgtaagtgtatacatatttttcacacagatgaaacacATTTTagtttcatttgacagctcgagattgttgctctattccactaggtataataactttatgtgctaaaccaatgtcggtagaaaattaaacctatagcctagttcataaaatgacattttatttaaattttttttttggtcatgGTCACTTGcaggcttttttttttttttcgaaagggtctaagctactggtctggttaagaccatggtagtttaatcgtggcatTGCAGGCTGCAGTGAGTATTAGAAAGCTACATGCACTATTTCTACTTGGTTTATTTTACTGTCTCACccttatattttcttttgcaGGTGCAATTTTGAAAGGATGCAATATGGAAGATCCTGCTCGGTCAAAAACAGTTCTGGAAGGAGTTAATCTAAAAGGTAATtaattctacaatattatgttttaatcttGTTTTTTCTATCCCAACGGAGACAGATGAGTATATATTGTGTTACTATAACACTTTCCATGACAATATAATAGCACTAATTATATTCTTcacaaaaatgtttgttacTATGGGATCAGGGATGTATTAAcctgcaataaaaaaattatattgtgaaTTCACAGGTGCAAATTTGGAGTGCAGTAATATGTCAAGTGTGAATTTGAGGCTGGCATCCCTGAAGAATGCCAACTTACAGAACTGTGTGTTGCGGTGTGCAGAATTGGCGGGTGCTGATTTAgaggtaatattttaaaaaagagaaaaaaaaaagaatttaacccgtcgattgtcggaaaacgagacacaatagatattattCTATTGTATCTCGTTCACCGTGAGTCTTGTTGAAATAATATggaactaataattataatcaatcaagatgaaaatattatgtaatttattacaCAGGGCTACTGAaaccataaagtaaatatacctagcggaatagagaaactaaaggcctgagcaagtgagatgtcactatcagtaacactgcgtggttaaaaaaaagagatgtgtgattatatacgtgggagagccatgctttggcacgaatgggccggctcgaccggagaaataccacgttctcacagaaaaccggcgtgaaacagcgctgtcgctgtgtttcgccgagtgagtgagtttaccggaggcccaatcccctaccccattcccttccctaccctcccctattcccttcccttccctaccctcccctattaatctattccctcttaaaaggctggcaacgcacttgcagctcttctggtgctgcgagtgtccatgggcgacggaagttgctttccatcaggtgacccgtttgctcgtttgcccccttatttcataaaaaaaaaagacagcagcactcttttttttgacgtccagtcggcacgtgccgcacgttgacaatttaatctcatagaattcatattcagtcatgcttgtgtaaggggggtattacattatcatttatacagggtgtaacaaaaataagtgataatactttagggtgtgtacgtgttccttgtagagagttcactgtgaaagtagcagcgctgaaagaccaattttttttttttcacttttgtatgaggaaactcgtgaagctcgggcccttgcccatacaaaagtgaaaaaaatttttcgtctttcagagctgctactttcacagtgaattctctacaagaaacacgtacacaccctaaagtattatcacttatttttgttacacactgtatataatcatatataggatccaatattaATGATCATTTGATGATatgtgcatattacattatcatatttcattgatcctattttacgtcatatgtggtttcaatagccaatggagagcgctaacgctgacaggtattgacgtcagggttactagatctcagagaattcgatttgtcaaaagacatcgtcatttttaatatggcttgttttttgttatttcagcaagattatccaagtatataattagaaaaataattacattacattatttgaaacctATTAACGaacaaaactcttttttatattaaataactggcaacacctatttctatgaccgtattggatccaatctctcagcaaatgtcaaaaatctatgatcaaggaagaaatgaatcataatattatgtttatattacattatccaatatcattgactcaatgatctcggatccaatatataatatgataatctaatatccccctaagtgtatacgtacacatatttttcacacagatgaaaaccaagtttggtttcgtttgacagctcgagattgttgctctattccgctaggtatattaactttatgactgaAACAAGTCCTTTGTTGCACAGATTATACTTACACAGCTCTCTtatgaaaaatttttgtttggcTTTAATTCAGCTTTTTCAATGTTTTATCCActtgatatttatattattattatatctacatTTCATACATTAGAAACAGGatttatgttttccttttttttttcagtgcTGTGATTTATCAGGCAGTGATCTTCAT encodes:
- the LOC121737585 gene encoding BTB/POZ domain-containing protein KCTD9 translates to MKRAFVFKDASERNGKVMVVEDTIKDFKKQIAIQYDLSEENFKIYLDNGCEIDDVRVIRENDKIYLSLEGLKNSDTHSKSCETLENGMKVFSVSNEKERTISDWIMLNVGGKYFVTSRSTLVAKEPLSMLARMFDNDLYLNPSPTDSKGAYLIDRSPEYFEPILNYLRHGEVILDKNINPKGVLEEAIFYGVDSMIAQLKQIIEESTKHTDNNQPLTRNDVIRSIIMTSTKEELRFQGVNLAGADLNRLDLRYINFKYACLAGCNLSHANLSFCCLERADLSAANLEGAQLLGIKALCANMEGAILKGCNMEDPARSKTVLEGVNLKGANLECSNMSSVNLRLASLKNANLQNCVLRCAELAGADLECCDLSGSDLHEANLRGANLKDAAFELMLTPLHMSQTIR